From Homalodisca vitripennis isolate AUS2020 chromosome 1, UT_GWSS_2.1, whole genome shotgun sequence, the proteins below share one genomic window:
- the LOC124367198 gene encoding uncharacterized protein LOC124367198 isoform X3 — MMLGEVVWDMSLDRPEWLDDRFLSTCLQNGAAHKSFVVNKVDITSVVPPGSNFGGCLWRVHVEYQENGIENTQSLSLVVKKPTEIESMKEAYGQFTMVEPTFYKSFMPQAYKISPNINFAPKTYVSTVPDVIILEDLKACGYLMADRCRMLDFDHCRLYVVATASFHAVSVAIHKIQPNLVESLGVEKTFSNDPGPAALIKRYNLVGMRVLADKMELLDEYKRYSNILRNSASGVWDLAVEALKPSASLNTLHQGDPWTPNMMFKYDSSGKVIDAKLFGLPAVEIFFSC; from the coding sequence acatGTCTTTGGACAGACCCGAATGGCTCGATGACAGATTTCTCTCCACATGCCTCCAGAATGGTGCAGCACACAAATCATTTGTTGTGAACAAAGTAGACATCACTTCAGTAGTACCTCCTGGAAGCAATTTTGGGGGTTGTTTATGGAGGGTACATGTAGAATATCAAGAAAATGGCATTGAAAATACTCAAAGTTTGTCTTTGGTAGTTAAAAAGCCAACCGAAATAGAATCAATGAAAGAAGCTTATGGACAGTTTACTATGGTAGAGCCTACATTTTACAAATCGTTCATGCCACAAGCCTACAAAATTTCaccaaatattaattttgcaCCAAAGACTTATGTATCAACCGTTCCCGATGTTATCATACTAGAGGATTTAAAAGCTTGTGGATATTTGATGGCCGATCGGTGCAGGATGTTAGATTTCGACCATTGCCGACTCTATGTTGTTGCTACAGCTTCCTTTCATGCGGTTTCAGTTGCCATCCATAAAATTCAACCGAATCTGGTTGAATCACTTGGTGTTGAGAAAACGTTTTCGAACGATCCTGGACCTGCTGCATTAATAAAGAGGTATAACTTGGTTGGGATGCGTGTATTGGCAGATAAAATGGAGCTTTTAGACGAATACAAGAGATATTCAAACATTTTACGAAATTCTGCATCAGGAGTTTGGGACTTGGCTGTTGAAGCACTTAAACCTAGTGCAAGTCTGAATACTCTTCACCAAGGAGACCCTTGGACCCCAAACATGATGTTCAAGTACGATTCTTCAGGAAAGGTGATAGATGCCAAACTGTTTGGACTTCCAGCAGTTGAGATATTCTTCTCCTGTTAA
- the LOC124367198 gene encoding uncharacterized protein LOC124367198 isoform X4 has translation MSLDRPEWLDDRFLSTCLQNGAAHKSFVVNKVDITSVVPPGSNFGGCLWRVHVEYQENGIENTQSLSLVVKKPTEIESMKEAYGQFTMVEPTFYKSFMPQAYKISPNINFAPKTYVSTVPDVIILEDLKACGYLMADRCRMLDFDHCRLYVVATASFHAVSVAIHKIQPNLVESLGVEKTFSNDPGPAALIKRYNLVGMRVLADKMELLDEYKRYSNILRNSASGVWDLAVEALKPSASLNTLHQGDPWTPNMMFKYDSSGKVIDAKLFGLPAVEIFFSC, from the coding sequence atGTCTTTGGACAGACCCGAATGGCTCGATGACAGATTTCTCTCCACATGCCTCCAGAATGGTGCAGCACACAAATCATTTGTTGTGAACAAAGTAGACATCACTTCAGTAGTACCTCCTGGAAGCAATTTTGGGGGTTGTTTATGGAGGGTACATGTAGAATATCAAGAAAATGGCATTGAAAATACTCAAAGTTTGTCTTTGGTAGTTAAAAAGCCAACCGAAATAGAATCAATGAAAGAAGCTTATGGACAGTTTACTATGGTAGAGCCTACATTTTACAAATCGTTCATGCCACAAGCCTACAAAATTTCaccaaatattaattttgcaCCAAAGACTTATGTATCAACCGTTCCCGATGTTATCATACTAGAGGATTTAAAAGCTTGTGGATATTTGATGGCCGATCGGTGCAGGATGTTAGATTTCGACCATTGCCGACTCTATGTTGTTGCTACAGCTTCCTTTCATGCGGTTTCAGTTGCCATCCATAAAATTCAACCGAATCTGGTTGAATCACTTGGTGTTGAGAAAACGTTTTCGAACGATCCTGGACCTGCTGCATTAATAAAGAGGTATAACTTGGTTGGGATGCGTGTATTGGCAGATAAAATGGAGCTTTTAGACGAATACAAGAGATATTCAAACATTTTACGAAATTCTGCATCAGGAGTTTGGGACTTGGCTGTTGAAGCACTTAAACCTAGTGCAAGTCTGAATACTCTTCACCAAGGAGACCCTTGGACCCCAAACATGATGTTCAAGTACGATTCTTCAGGAAAGGTGATAGATGCCAAACTGTTTGGACTTCCAGCAGTTGAGATATTCTTCTCCTGTTAA